CCCGCGAGATTGCGCGATTGTGCGGGGAACCGGCGCGCCCCCCATCCGCTCCTTCCCCCACAAGGGGGGAAGGGATGGTAGCCGCACCCTTCATGGGTGCGTCTTCAGACGCAGGCATTAAGCCTGCGCCTACCCCCTCCCCTTCAAAGGGTGGGGGTAACCACTCTAGCCCGCAAACCATCGTCATTCTTGGCGGAGGGACAGGAGGCATCGTGGCCGCCCATCACTTGCGCAAGAGACTGCCGCGCGAGCACCGGATCGTCCTGATCGACCGTTCGGAGTCGCATCTCTTTGCCCCCTCGCTCCTGTGGATGATGGTGGGCCTGCGTCGCGCCGAACAAATCCGACGGCCGCTGATGCGTCTGAAATCGAAGGGCATCGAATACCATCATGGAAGTGTGAATGGGATCGATACCGAGAATCGAATGATCCATGCCGATGGAGCGGATATCCCTTACGACCACCTCGTGATTGCCCTCGGTGCGGAGACGGCGCCGGAGTCCATCCCGCACTTTGAGGATAAGGCGCACAATCTCTACTCCGTGGAAGGCTGCACCCGATTGCACGAGGCTCTGGAAAGCTTTCAAGGTGGAGCGATCACCGTGCTGATCCCGTCCATGCCGTTCAAATGCCCGGCCGCACCCTACGAGGCGGCCTTTCTGGTGGAAGCATTCGCTCGGAGGAGGGGAATCCGCGACAAGACCGACATCCATCTCCTGACCCCTGAGCACCAGCCGATGCCGGTGGCTGGGAAACTGCTGGGTGGGGCCATTGTGGAGATGCTGCGAAGCCGCGGGATTCACTACCATCCGTTATTCACGTTCAAAGAGCTGAACGGTGCGGAGGAACGGGTGGTGGCCGCGGACGGTCAGGCGGTGCGGGCGGGACTCCTGATCGGAATCCCGCCGCACCGTGCGCCGGCCGTGGTCCGCGAGGCGGGGTTGGCGGGAGTTTCCGGATGGATTCACGTGGATCCCCACACGATGAAGACGCAGGTGGACGGTGTGTACGCGATCGGCGACGTGGCAGCCGTCAAGCTCCCCAACGGAAAAATGCTGCCCAAGTCCGGCGTGTTCGCGCATTTCGAGGCGGAGGTGGTTGCAAAGAACATCGCCGCGGAGGTGGGCGGAGAGGGCGGGAACGCGGCGTTTGATGGCAAGGGTTATTGCTGGGTGGAAACGGGCGATGGGAGAGCCGGCTTCGCGAGTGGAAACTTCTTCGCGGAGCCGGAGCCGCGCATCACGATGCATAGACCAGGCCGGATGTGGCGATGGGGGAAGCTTGCGTTCGAGCAGTGGTGGCTCCGGCATTGGTTCTGAAGCGAGGCCGGTGATCAAGCACGCGGGCTGAAGCCCGCGGCTACCGGCAACGCTTGGTGGAGCGGTAGGCGCAGGCTTCATGCCTGCGTTGTCTCGACTTCGCGCCGCTCATTTGACGGATGTGTCTGATCCACATTCACCCGTTCTCCCACCGCGGAGTTGCTTGACGCTCGGACAGGGGCCATGTAGCGTCGCTGCCGGGAGGAAGTGTCGGGCTCAGCTCGACGAGAAAGGAGTGCGTCCATGCTTCGAACTCAACTGACCGATCTGCTCGGGATTCGTCATCCCGTTATCCAAGGGGGACTCCAATGGTTGGCCACCGCTGAACTGGCGTCGGCGGTCTCTAATGCCGGCGGACTGGGCACG
The sequence above is drawn from the Nitrospirota bacterium genome and encodes:
- a CDS encoding FAD-dependent oxidoreductase — translated: MAEKFGPKGLDVVYVGAMETAEDCERWKKEYGLPFPVIPDPEGQLFRRFANGWVPFNLLVGPDGRVVFCENEFDEAGYSREIARLCGEPARPPSAPSPTRGEGMVAAPFMGASSDAGIKPAPTPSPSKGGGNHSSPQTIVILGGGTGGIVAAHHLRKRLPREHRIVLIDRSESHLFAPSLLWMMVGLRRAEQIRRPLMRLKSKGIEYHHGSVNGIDTENRMIHADGADIPYDHLVIALGAETAPESIPHFEDKAHNLYSVEGCTRLHEALESFQGGAITVLIPSMPFKCPAAPYEAAFLVEAFARRRGIRDKTDIHLLTPEHQPMPVAGKLLGGAIVEMLRSRGIHYHPLFTFKELNGAEERVVAADGQAVRAGLLIGIPPHRAPAVVREAGLAGVSGWIHVDPHTMKTQVDGVYAIGDVAAVKLPNGKMLPKSGVFAHFEAEVVAKNIAAEVGGEGGNAAFDGKGYCWVETGDGRAGFASGNFFAEPEPRITMHRPGRMWRWGKLAFEQWWLRHWF